The DNA window CGGTGCGGTGGACGAGGTGGTGCCCGTCGACGTCGGAATCCCCGGCTGCCCACCCACACCCGCCGAGATCGTCGCGGCGTTGCGCTCGGTGACCGGAAAGTAATGGCCACGCTCACCATTGCTCCGGCAACCGAGCCCAACACGGTGCATCACCAGGGTTTGGCATCGCTTGCGGGCGGAGCCGTCACGTCGGCGCTGGGCGCACTCGGGGTGTGGGTCGGCTTGCTGCGGTTTTCGGCACGGTGCGCCCGCTGCATATCGGCTGGCTGATCCCCCTGTCGGGGGTGTATCTGGCGCTCGACCCACTCGGCGGGTTCTTTGTCGCGCTGACGGGTGGGGTCGCCATTCCCGTCGGGGTGTACGCGATCGGCTACGCGCGTCGGGAACATCTCGGGCGGCTCCCGTCGGCAGTGCTGCCGGTGTTCGTGGCGGCGATGCTCCTGGTCCCGGCGGCGGGGTCGGCGACGACCTTCCTGGTGGCGTGGGAGTCGATGGCGCTGGCGTCGCTGATCCTGGTGGTGGCGGATCACACACGGCCTGAAGTGCGTTCGGCCGGTCTGGTGTATGCGGTGATGACGCAGCTCGGGTTCGTGGCCATCCTGACCGGGCTGATGGTGCTGTCGGCGTCCGGCGGCGCGGATCGCTTCGCCGCACTGGCGCCGGTGTCCGATGGCACGCGTATCGCCGTGTTCGCGCTGACCGTGGCCGGGTTCGGGTCCAAAGCCGGGTTGGTGCCGTTGCATGCCTGGCTGCCGCGGGCACACCCGGAGGCGCCCAGCCCGGTATCGGCGTTGATGAGTGCGGCGATGGTCAACCTCGGTGTCTACGGCATCGTCCGGTTCGACCTGCAGCTGCTCGGGCCGGGCCCGCGTTGGTGGGGGCTGGTGCTGCTGGCGATCGGCGCTGTGTCGGCGGTGTACGGGGTGCTGCAGGCCACGGTGGCCACGGATCTCAAACGGCTGCTTGCCTATTCGACCACCGAGAACATGGGGTTGATCACCCTGGCGTTGGGGGCAGCCACGCTGTTCGCGAACTCCGGCGCGCGCGCGGCGGCCACGATCGCGATGGCAGCAGCGGTGCTGCATCTGATCGGGCACGCAGCGTTCAAAGGCCTGGGCTTCATGGCCGCCGGTTCGGTGCTGGCCGCGACCGGGCTGCGTGACTTGGACCGGCTTGGCGGGCTGGCCCGCAGAATGCCCGCGACCACGGTTCTGTTCGGAGTGGCCGCCCTGGGGGCGGCCGGACTTCCGCTGGGCGCCGGTTTCGTCGGCGAGTGGCTGCTGATTCAGTCGCTGATCCACGCCGGCGCCAACCACGACACGCTGGTGGCGCTGACCGCGCCGTTGGCGGTCGGCGCGGTGGCCTTGACCACCGGACTGGGTGTGGCGGCGATGGTCAAGGCGTTCGGTGTCGGGTTTCTGGCACGTCCACGCTGCGCGGCCGCCGGCGACGCGGCAGAAGCCCCGGGCAGCATGGTCGGCGGGATGGTCATCGCTGGGTGCGTGTGTGTGGTGGCGGCGGTGGCGCCGGGGGTGGCTGCGCCGATATTGCGGCGGGTCCTCGCCGTGCTGCCTGCGGCGGCGACGGTCCGGTTCAGCGACTTCGGCACGGTGATACGGCTGCCCCGGATGTCCGGGTCGGTCGCGCCGGGGTGGATCGCCGCGGCGTTGACTGCGGCGGTGGTGCTGGCCGTCGTGCTGGCACGGTGGCGCTCGCGCCGGCGTCCACGACCCGCCCTCCTGCCGCTGTGGGCATGCGGTGCCGACGACCTGACGTCGCGGATGCAATACACGGCAACATCATTCGCGGAGCCGCTGCAGCGCGTCTTCGATGACGTATTGCGTCCAGACACCGATATCGAAGTTACCCACCTCGACGAATCGCGATACATGGCTCAGGCGGTCACCTATCGGGCCAAGTTCACTGACGCGATCGAAGACCGCCTCTATACCCCGGTGATCCGTGCGGTGGCCGTGGCGGCCGCTTTGGTGCGGCGCGCTCACACCGGCAGCGTGCACCTCTACCTCGCCTACGGTGCGCTCGGCGTGCTGATCGTGATGGTGGTCGCCAGGTGAACCCTATGTCGTTCGTCGCCGGCGTCGCGCAGCTGGCCGTTGTCGTGTTAGGTGCGCCGCTGATGATCGGGCTGATGCGCCAGGTGCGGGCCGCGTTGGAGGGACGCGCCGGTGGCGGGCTGCTGCAACCCTGGCGGGATATACGCAAACAGCTTGGCAAACAACAGGTCACCCCGCGGGGCACCACGGTGGTGTTCGCTTCGGCGCCCGCGGTGCTGGCCGGCACCACGCTGCTGATCGTGGCCATCGCGCCGATCGTGGCCACCGGGTCGCCCCTGGACCCGGTCGCCGATCTGTTCGCCGTTGTCGGCCTGCTGTTCCTGGGTACCGTCGCGTTGGCGTTGGCCGGAATCGACACCGGCACCTCCTTCGGTGGCATGGGCGCCAGCCGCGAGATCACCATCGCCGCGCTGGTCGAGCCGACGATCCTGCTCGCCGTCTTCGCGCTCTCCATCCGCGCCGGGTCGTCCAACCTCGGCGCGGTGGTCGCCAACACGCTCGAGCACCCGGGGCACGTCGCATCGCTGACCGGAGTGTTGGCTTTCGTCGCCCTGGTGGTGGTCATCATCGCCGAGACCGGACGACTACCGGTCGACAACCCGACCACCCACCTCGAGTTGACCATGGTGCACGAGGCGATGACGCTCGAATATGCCGGGCCTCGCCTGGCATTGGTGGAATGGTCATCCGGGATGCGGCTGGCGGTGCTGCTGGCGCTGCTGGCGAATCTGTTCGCACCATGGGGCATCGCCGGAAGTCGTCCCAGCCCGCTCGACATCGTGATCGGTGTCGTCGCCATCGCGGCCAAGGTCGCGCTGCTGGCCGCGCTGATGGCTGCCGCGGAGGTGTTCATCGCCAAGCTGCGACTGTTCCGGGTGCCCGAACTGCTGGCCGGGTCGTTTCTGCTCGCCCTGCTCGCCGTCACCGCCGCGAACTTCTTCACCGTGGCGGCATGAGGACGCACCGATGACCGACTCGACCTTCGCCACCCTGATCGACTTCGCCGCCGGTGGGCTCCTGCTCGCCGCCGTGCTCGTCACCTGGCGCCGCGACCTGCGCGCCGTCGTGCGACTGCTGGCTTGGCAGGGCTTCGCGCTCGCGGCCATCCCGTTGCTGCGCGCAATCCACGACGCTGACCGCGCCCTGGTCTACGTCGGGATCGCGGTCCTTCTGCTGCGCGCGGTGGCGTTGCCGTGGCTGTTGGTCCGGGCGCTGGCCGCCGAGCCGAGCGACCAACGCGAGGCCACCCCGCTGGTCAACACCGCCAGTTCGCTGCTGATCACCGCCGTGCTGACCATCGTGGCATTCGCGGTCACCCGGCCCGTCGTCGACCTCGAGCCGACTGCTGCGGCCACCGCCGTTCCCGCCGCGTTCGCCGTGATCTTCATCGCGCTGTTCGTGATGAGCACGCGGCGCCACGCCATCTCACAGACCGCCGGATTTCTGATGCTGGACAACGGGATTGCCGCAACCGCATTCCTGCTGACCGCAGGCGTGCCGCTGATCGTCGAACTCGGCGCCTCCCTGGATGTGCTGTTCGCCGTGATCGTGATCGGGGTACTGGCCGGCCGACTCCGGCGCGCCTTCGGCGGCGCGGACCTGGACCAACTGCACGAATTGCGCGATTGATGACCGCACTGTTGCTGGTGCCATCCTCGCACCGATCACCGCCTCGCTGATCACCCTGATCTGGGGGTGGCGCCGCGTCACGGCAACCGTCACGGTGCTTTCGGCGGTGACGATCCTCGGTTGCGGCGCCGCGCTCGGATTCCAGGTCGGTTCCGGCCGGTATTTTGCGCTGAGCGGGCTGCTGCGCGCCGACGCGTTGTCGGTGACCATGGAGATTGTCATCGGGGTGGTCGGCACGCTGGCCACGGGGGCCAGCATCGGTTACGTCAATGCTGAACTTGCCGACGGCCACACCGACGCCGCCGGTGCGCGGCTGTACGGCGCGCTGACGCCGGGGTTCCTGGCTGCGATGGTTATCGCGGTGTGCGCCAACAATATCGGCGTAATCTGGGTCGCGATCGAGGCGACCACCGTGGTCACCGCGTTTCTCGTCGGGCATCGCCGGACCCGCACCGCGCTGGAGGCGACCTGGAAATACGTCATCGTCTGCTCGGTCGGGATCGCGATAGCCTTCCTGGGCACCGTGCTGCTGTACTTCGCGGCCCAGCACGCCGGGGCACCTGCCGCCCACGCGCTGAATCTTGACGCGCTGCTTGCCCACGCCGGACGTCTCAACCCCGAAGTGACCCGACTGGCCGGCGGTCTGCTGCTGATCGGATACGGCGCCAAGGCCGGTCTCCTGCCATTTCACACCTGGCTGGCCGACGCGCACAGCCAGGCTCCGGCGCCGGTGAGCGCGCTGATGAGCGGGGTATTGCTGTCGGTGGCGGTTTCGGTGTTGATTCGGATCAAACCGATCATCGACGCCGCCGTGCCGGGCTTCCAGCGCACCGGGTTGCTGGTGACCGGATTGGCGACGCTGCTGGTCGCGGTGCTGATGCTGACCGTGACCGGTGATGTCAAGCGGATGCTGGCGTACTCGTCGATGGAAAACATGGGCCTGATCGCCATCGCTCTCGCGGCGGGGACCACGCTGGCGATCGCGGCGCTGCTGCTGCATGTGCTTGCCCATGGCATCGGTAAGACACTGCTGTTCCTGTCCGGCGGCCAGTTGCAGGTTGCGCACAATTCGACTGCCGTCGTAGACATCACCGGGGTCCTGCGACGCTCACGGGTGATCGGCGCATCGTTCGCTGTCGGGCTGATCGTGCTGCTCGGTCTGCCACCGTTTGCGATGTTCGCCAGCGAGGTGGCCATCGCCCGGTCGCTGGCCGATGCACGACTGGGGTGGGTGCTCGGCGTCGCCATGCTGCTGATCGCCGTCGCGTTCGCCGCGCTGGTGCGAAATTCCGGTCGCATGCTGCTGGGCGTCCCGGTCGGCGCCGCGCCCCGGATCGCCGTCCCCGCCACCGTGGCAGCCGCTCTGCTGGCCGGTGTTGCGGCATCGATCGCACTCGGGGTCACCGCGGGACCGCTGACCGACCTGTTCACCACTGCCGCCAGCCAGGTCGGAGCCGTTCGGTGACACCGAATTGGCTACACCACAGGCTGCCGGGTGACGAGATCGCCGGTAAAGCAGAGGAATTGGTAGACCAGGGATTTCGCCTTGGGCTGGTGGCCGCCCACGACGACGGCGAGCGGTTGCGGGTGGTGTACCTGTTCCTCGCGGGCCACCCGGACCGCCGTGTCGAGCTCGAAACCCTTTTGACGGCAGCCGATCCGGCGCTGCCCTCGCTGGCGTACCTGTCCTTCCCCGCGAGCCGCTTCGAGCGGGAAATGGCGGACCTCTACGGGATTCGGCCGGTCGGGCACCCCCATCTGCGGCGGCTGGTGCGCCACGCGCACTGGCCGCAGGACTGGCATCCGATGCGGGCCGACGCAGGGCTCCCACCGCAGTTCGCGGCCACCGGAGGGTTCCCGTTCGTCACCGTGCAAGGAACCGGGGTGTATGAAATCCCGGTCGGGCCGGTACATGCGGGGCTGATCGAGCCCGGCCATTTCAGGTTCTCCGTCGTCGGCGAGACCGTGTTACGGCTCAAGGCGCGGTTGTGGTTCGTGCATCGTGGGCTGGAGAAGCTCTTTGAGGGACGTCCCGCCACCGCGGCGGTCGATCTCGCCGAACGAATCAGCGGCGACACCTCGGCCGCACACGCGCTGGCCCACAGCCTGGCGATCGAGGACGCGCTCGGCATCGAAATGCCCGAGGAAGCGCAGCGACTGCGTGCTCTGCTCGTCGAGCTCGAACGGCTCTACAACCACGCCGCCGATCTGGGCGCAATGGCCAATGACGTCGGCTATGGCATCGCCAACGCCCATGCCCAACGCATCCGCGAACAACTGTTGCGCCTCAACGCCGTGGTGACCGGGCACCGGCTGCTGCGTGGCGCCATCTACCCGGGCGGCGTCACCGTGAATCGGCTGCCCACGGCCGCCCAATTGCACTCCATCGCCACCGACATCGCCGAAATCGCCGAACTGACCCTGGCCAACACCGTGGTCTATGACCGCTTCGCCGGCACCTCGGTGCTGGACCGCGATGACGCCCGGGCGATGGGCTGCCTCGGATATGTGGCCCGGGCCAGCGGTGTGCGCACCGACGCCCGCACCGAGCATCCCTTCACCGCTTTACCCATCACCGAGAGCGGCGCCGGCGCGGGCGACGTGCTGGCCCGCTATACGCTGCGACGCGACGAGTTCGCCGCGTCGGCCACATTAGCCGCTTACCTGGTCGAATCACACACCGGCCCAAACAAATACGTCGTCCCCGCCCCGTCGACACGCGGACCACGCAGTGGTATCGGCATCGTAGAAGGATGGCGCGGCACCATCGTGCACCGTGTCGAAATTAGCGCCGACGCGCGCATCACCCGCAGCAAGGTCGTCGATCCGTCCTGGTTCAACTGGCCCGCGGTGCCGGTGGCGATGGCCGACACGATCGTCCCGGACTTTCCGTTGACCAACAAGAGCTTCAACTTGTCCTACGCGGGCAACGACCTGTGACGCAGTCGCTCGGCTGGACCGTATCTTCTGTCTCAACGAATTGCTAACATTGGCAACTAGTCATAGTGCAGGCCGCTTTCACGGGAGGCGTCATGGCAGACTCGCGTCAGCCGCTTTACCGGATGAAAGCGGAATTCTTCAAAACGCTGGGTCATCCCGCCCGCATCCGGGTGTTGGAACTGCTCAGCGAAGGCGAGCTCACGGTCTCGCAGATGCTGCCCGAAGTGGGTATCGAACCCGCCAACCTATCTCAGCAGCTGTCCATCCTGCGACGGGCCGGACTGGTCGTCGCGCACCGTCAGGGGCTCACGGTGACCTATGCGCTCACCACATCACAGGTCGCAGACCTGCTCTCTGTGGCCCGGGCCATCCTCACCGGAGTGGTAGCCGGCCAGGCCGAAGTGCTCGACGAGGCACACGGGCCGCCGTCGCTGGCTGCCGGATCGGCGCGCTGACGCGACCGCTTCGAAGCCGGTACGTCGCAGGGCCGTCACTACTACTTGCCAACTTTCTAAAGTATCGATATTGAAAAGATCTGGTTATCGGAATGTCGAAGAGGACGAAAAACGCTGCGGCCGAACACATGCGCTTCGGTGGCATTGAGAACGTCACAGCTGTCGGCATCACGACCGTCGGCGTGGCCGCCGTGAGAACACCGTCTACCCGGGCCCGAGATCGCGCGGTCTGGGTGGCGATGGAGAACTACGCGGCGCTGATCACCGAGGCCATCCCGAGGCGGGCGGTACCGTTGCCGCTAACCCAGAATGACCCGGCCGCCGTCGCGGCCCGGCTCACGCAGCTGCCGTCGCGGGTCGCGGCGGTGTTTCTGATCGGTCTAGACCCCTCGGCTACCGCGCAGGTACAACGGGCCGTGTACACCCGCGGTGGGCCAACGGTGATCGGCGAACTCGACGTCGTTACCGCAACCCTCGGTGCGGCCGCGATGTCAGCGCTCCGCGGGCGCAACATCGCCCCACGCCGCGCGCGCATCGTGGTCACCGGCGCAGGGACCGTGCCGCGCCTTGGGCCGTTGCTGATCGCGTTGGGCGCCGGGTCGATGACCACCTGGCGCAGCTACGACACCCCGGACCAGCGGCTGCACGACGTCATGGCCCGCAGCGATCTGCTCCTGGACCTCGCCGACGCAGCGCCCGATAACGTCGCTCCCGGGCGCAGGCTGAGGCTGCCCGGCGACCTGTATGACTACGCGGCCCTTGTGCTACCGGGCCTGCTGCGTGGCCTTGGCCGACACCGACGGGTACCGCTCACCGTCGAAGTGCTCGCTGCCTGTGCGCGTGCACTTGCCCTCGTCACGCCCGCTGATGCAATGCTGCCCGGTCTTGACGAGCGGCTGCTGATCCCCGCGATCGGCAGGCATGTCGATCGCGTGCTGTGTGAGAATCCGCCATCGGTTGCCCGCTCGGCACCAGTTTTCCCCATCCCATGACCGTGATCAGAAAGGTCACTGCTATGACAACAACTGTCGTCGGCATCGAACATGCACCGACCCCCTCAGCCGCGATCCGTGCCTGGGTCAACAAGGTGGCTGAGCTGACCACTCCGGACGCGGTGGTGTGGTGTGACGGCTCAACCGACGAATGGCACCGACTTACCGCACTTTTGGTGGCGAAGGGCACCTTTGTTCAGCTGTCCGGCAAACCCAATTCGTTCTGGTGCACGTCGGATCCCGAGGATGTGGCGCGCGTGGAGGACCGCACCTTCATCTGCTCGGTACGGCGCGAAGACGCCGGGCCCACCAACAACTGGATGGATCCGGTCGACATGAAAACGGTAATGACCGAGGAATATCGCGGCGCGATGGCCGGACGCACCATGTACGTGATCGCGTTCTGCATGGGTCCGCTGGATGCTGCCGAACCTCAGTTCGGCGTGCAGATCACCGACTCCGAATACGTTGCAGTGTCCATGCAGATCATGACACGCTCGGGCAGTGTGGTGTGGGAAAAGTTAAGTCAGGGAGCTGATTTCGTCAAGTGCCTGCACTCGGTCGGGGCGCCGCTACATCCGGGACAACACGACGTCCCGTGGCCGTGCGACCATACCAAATACATCACCCATTTCCCCGAGGAACGCGCCATCTGGAGCTACGGCTCCGGCTACGGCGGTAATGCCTTGCTGGGCAAGAAATGCTACGCGTTGCGGATCGCCTCGAAGATGGCCAAAGACGAGGGCTGGCTGGCCGAACACATGCTGATCCTCAAACTCACCTCCCCCGAGCAGCAGGTGCACTACGTGGCCGCAGCATTCCCATCCTCGTGCGGGAAGACCAACCTGGCCATGCTGTCACCCACACTGCCCGGGTGGCGCGCCGAAACCATCGGCGACGATATCGCCTGGCTGCGCTTCGGCGAGGATGGTCGCCTTTACGCGGTCAAC is part of the Mycobacterium sp. HUMS_12744610 genome and encodes:
- a CDS encoding ArsR/SmtB family transcription factor, with the translated sequence MADSRQPLYRMKAEFFKTLGHPARIRVLELLSEGELTVSQMLPEVGIEPANLSQQLSILRRAGLVVAHRQGLTVTYALTTSQVADLLSVARAILTGVVAGQAEVLDEAHGPPSLAAGSAR
- a CDS encoding NADH-quinone oxidoreductase subunit C encodes the protein MTPNWLHHRLPGDEIAGKAEELVDQGFRLGLVAAHDDGERLRVVYLFLAGHPDRRVELETLLTAADPALPSLAYLSFPASRFEREMADLYGIRPVGHPHLRRLVRHAHWPQDWHPMRADAGLPPQFAATGGFPFVTVQGTGVYEIPVGPVHAGLIEPGHFRFSVVGETVLRLKARLWFVHRGLEKLFEGRPATAAVDLAERISGDTSAAHALAHSLAIEDALGIEMPEEAQRLRALLVELERLYNHAADLGAMANDVGYGIANAHAQRIREQLLRLNAVVTGHRLLRGAIYPGGVTVNRLPTAAQLHSIATDIAEIAELTLANTVVYDRFAGTSVLDRDDARAMGCLGYVARASGVRTDARTEHPFTALPITESGAGAGDVLARYTLRRDEFAASATLAAYLVESHTGPNKYVVPAPSTRGPRSGIGIVEGWRGTIVHRVEISADARITRSKVVDPSWFNWPAVPVAMADTIVPDFPLTNKSFNLSYAGNDL
- a CDS encoding respiratory chain complex I subunit 1 family protein encodes the protein MSFVAGVAQLAVVVLGAPLMIGLMRQVRAALEGRAGGGLLQPWRDIRKQLGKQQVTPRGTTVVFASAPAVLAGTTLLIVAIAPIVATGSPLDPVADLFAVVGLLFLGTVALALAGIDTGTSFGGMGASREITIAALVEPTILLAVFALSIRAGSSNLGAVVANTLEHPGHVASLTGVLAFVALVVVIIAETGRLPVDNPTTHLELTMVHEAMTLEYAGPRLALVEWSSGMRLAVLLALLANLFAPWGIAGSRPSPLDIVIGVVAIAAKVALLAALMAAAEVFIAKLRLFRVPELLAGSFLLALLAVTAANFFTVAA
- a CDS encoding phosphoenolpyruvate carboxykinase (GTP), whose product is MTTTVVGIEHAPTPSAAIRAWVNKVAELTTPDAVVWCDGSTDEWHRLTALLVAKGTFVQLSGKPNSFWCTSDPEDVARVEDRTFICSVRREDAGPTNNWMDPVDMKTVMTEEYRGAMAGRTMYVIAFCMGPLDAAEPQFGVQITDSEYVAVSMQIMTRSGSVVWEKLSQGADFVKCLHSVGAPLHPGQHDVPWPCDHTKYITHFPEERAIWSYGSGYGGNALLGKKCYALRIASKMAKDEGWLAEHMLILKLTSPEQQVHYVAAAFPSSCGKTNLAMLSPTLPGWRAETIGDDIAWLRFGEDGRLYAVNPEAGFFGVAPGTGADTNPHAMATIERGNTIFTNVALTDDGDVWWEGMTADTPRHLTDWRRRDWTPDSNDPAAHPNSRYCTPIAQCPTVAPEWNDPGGVPISAIFFGGRRASTIPLITQSHNWRHGVFLGSTLSSETTAAASGAVGVVRRDPMAMLPFLGYHIGDYLQHWLDIGAEAEPSKLPKIFYVNWFRRGADGAFLWPGFGDNARILKWALQRIEGTADAVHTPIGDIPSLQSLDLDGLQADEQSIRAALEVDPAEWIREIESIDDWYATIGGNKLPDVLREELGQLKQRLAAARRDTGQHRHATP